A genomic region of Gossypium hirsutum isolate 1008001.06 chromosome D01, Gossypium_hirsutum_v2.1, whole genome shotgun sequence contains the following coding sequences:
- the LOC107950795 gene encoding casparian strip membrane protein 1 — MKSGDHAAIDVPAESSAAVKGKAPLIASQREEKRGLNRGFGIADFLLRLGAIISTIAAAATMGTSDETLPLFTQFFQFEASFDDLPTFLYFVIAMALVGGYLLLSLPFSIVTIVRPIAVAPRLLLFILDTVTLTFATAASGAAAAIVYLAETGNPNTNWLAICDQFEDFCSTVSGAVVASFVTVVVLVVLVILSGFALKRQ, encoded by the exons ATGAAGAGCGGTGACCATGCAGCCATTGATGTCCCAGCTGAGTCAAGCGCCGCAGTGAAAGGCAAAGCGCCTCTCATCGCATCTCAAAGGGAGGAAAAGAGAGGGCTCAACAGGGGATTTGGCATTGCCGACTTCCTCCTGAGACTCGGAGCCATAATTTCAACGATCGCGGCGGCTGCCACCATGGGAACCAGCGATGAAACTCTTCCTTTATTTACTCAGTTCTTCCAGTTCGAAGCTAGTTTTGACGATCTCCCCACATTCCT GTATTTCGTCATTGCAATGGCATTAGTTGGCGGCTATCTCCTCCTTTCGCTCCCTTTCTCCATAGTTACTATTGTTCGTCCTATTGCAGTTGCACCCAGACTCTTATTGTTCATATTGGACACT GTGACATTGACTTTTGCCACGGCGGCGAGCGGGGCAGCAGCAGCCATAGTATACTTGGCTGAAACTGGAAATCCAAACACAAACTGGCTGGCCATCTGCGACCAATTTGAAGATTTTTGCTCGACAGTGAGCGGAGCAGTGGTGGCGTCCTTCGTGACTGTTGTGGTGTTGGTCGTGTTGGTTATACTGTCTGGTTTTGCGCTCAAAAGGCAGTGA